One genomic segment of Aquipluma nitroreducens includes these proteins:
- a CDS encoding type II toxin-antitoxin system RelE/ParE family toxin, which translates to MPKPIIWSPLSEKDFESILEYLDDNWGDKVVNQFIEITEKLIDQISLNPRQFPIIHRKKKVRKCIITRHNALFYRDRKDYIDILRIYDSRQDPQKLKFQ; encoded by the coding sequence ATGCCTAAGCCAATTATTTGGTCCCCATTATCGGAAAAGGATTTTGAATCCATTCTTGAATACCTTGATGACAATTGGGGCGATAAAGTAGTAAATCAGTTTATTGAAATCACTGAAAAACTGATTGATCAAATTTCTCTAAATCCGAGGCAGTTTCCAATAATTCATAGAAAGAAAAAGGTTCGTAAATGCATAATAACCAGGCATAATGCCCTATTTTATCGCGACAGAAAAGATTATATCGATATTCTAAGAATTTACGACAGCAGACAAGATCCTCAAAAACTAAAATTTCAATAA
- a CDS encoding sensor histidine kinase, whose amino-acid sequence MEKGNPTSEKVGKAVIDFEDMIAESRGTASENIAFLHPEEYKSIIELSVVGILIGDSTGKIISWNNALENLTGIKQSNAIGLNIWDIHYQLSPKEFKTPDFFNILEKRLLGIINESGYWKRQVYEQKMTRLDGTDITVEISTFVTASQNGNLLVVTHRDISAQDHLGMTLAIQNEALSKLNKFAIELSKSTLEDGLEAIITKRIKDFTGAIGAIFSEYSPENRTLTPKHIELDSGLLETIVTLLDKHVHKIYTVVSDYTYHELTTNTIKFHGSLSEVHSGTIPHAVGLTAQAILKADRFIEVSFLVEGKLYGTSILAMGKHRLDPSIEILENFISLAAAELRRKRSEEALLKSEEMMRTITENAADIILKLDDEGTIIYTSRAFPGYKKEDVIGKNFCDWTATEYHPVMRQALEDVFSKSISQTYQSKALGINHEIRWFLSRLSPVIVEDVVKNAVLILSDITEREKAEGALKESEENYRVIAQSMIDVIFIIDRFGKQLFFNNVVEKVLGYKVEEVVGRSFADFLSKENIPGYLIQLENIFSNGEICNFITQIYHKDGYLVDVEINVKRIKLKGEFVGQGTIRDISAKKRAEEELKNTLDRNIALLGAIPDLMFVFDSNCKIVDFHSESHNQLIVSPELFLGKLVDELLPHEVVIITKEKVEAVLASGEPDYSTYELQIGDELKYFESRYVPCGNKEVLSIVRDISERKKIEESLNVAIESYIDIFNSVSEAIFVLDKSGTFIDINKGAEKMYQYTKDEFVDLSLQSIAANEKNEFIDVQSILKQVYETGTSASFNFWAVRKNGEIFPKDVFVNKGKYFGKDVLIATARDITEQNQAEERIKSKNEELQKINAEKDKFFSIIAHDLRSPFAAFLGLTQMMVQDLPSLKLDNIQEIALLMRDSATNLHRLLENLLQWSRLQQGMVAFDPHYFLLVEKINSGLRPVMEIASNKGVEIVVNIPDGMYVLADENMLESTIRNLVTNAVKFTDKGGKILVSAQAENQSGVQISIKDTGIGMNEKTLENLFRIGELNCRPGTNGEPSTGLGLILCKDFIERHGGKIWAESTEFMGSTFHILLPNSSKN is encoded by the coding sequence ATGGAAAAGGGTAACCCTACTTCAGAAAAAGTAGGAAAAGCTGTTATTGATTTTGAAGACATGATTGCTGAAAGCAGAGGAACTGCCTCAGAAAATATCGCATTTTTACACCCGGAAGAGTATAAAAGTATTATTGAGCTTTCAGTAGTAGGAATTTTAATCGGAGATAGTACCGGGAAAATAATCAGTTGGAACAATGCATTGGAAAACCTTACTGGTATTAAACAATCGAATGCGATCGGATTAAATATCTGGGATATCCATTATCAATTATCTCCAAAAGAATTTAAAACTCCAGATTTTTTTAATATTCTCGAAAAAAGATTACTTGGTATTATCAACGAATCAGGCTATTGGAAAAGGCAGGTTTATGAACAAAAGATGACCCGTTTAGATGGTACTGATATAACTGTTGAAATATCAACTTTCGTCACAGCATCTCAAAATGGAAATTTATTGGTCGTAACCCACAGAGACATCAGTGCCCAGGATCATTTGGGAATGACTTTGGCGATACAGAATGAAGCATTATCCAAACTCAATAAATTCGCTATAGAATTGTCAAAGTCTACACTTGAAGATGGACTGGAAGCTATCATTACCAAGCGAATCAAAGATTTTACAGGTGCAATTGGTGCAATTTTCTCTGAGTATAGCCCTGAAAACAGAACATTAACGCCTAAACATATTGAACTTGATTCGGGCTTGTTAGAAACTATCGTAACCTTGCTCGATAAACATGTACATAAAATATATACAGTTGTAAGTGATTACACTTATCATGAATTAACGACAAATACCATTAAGTTCCATGGCTCATTGTCTGAAGTTCATTCCGGAACTATCCCGCATGCTGTTGGACTGACTGCACAAGCCATACTAAAAGCTGATCGTTTTATCGAAGTATCTTTCCTTGTTGAGGGAAAGCTCTACGGCACCTCTATACTTGCGATGGGCAAACATCGGCTTGATCCGTCGATTGAGATTCTTGAAAATTTTATTTCGCTTGCAGCTGCCGAATTGAGACGAAAACGGTCGGAGGAAGCTCTTTTGAAGAGCGAAGAAATGATGCGAACGATTACCGAAAATGCTGCCGACATTATTCTGAAACTGGATGATGAGGGAACCATTATTTATACAAGCCGGGCTTTCCCGGGTTATAAAAAGGAAGATGTAATTGGTAAGAATTTTTGCGACTGGACGGCAACAGAGTATCATCCCGTAATGCGACAAGCCCTCGAAGACGTATTTAGCAAGTCCATATCCCAGACCTATCAATCCAAAGCATTGGGAATTAATCATGAAATCCGCTGGTTCTTATCACGGCTTTCACCTGTAATCGTTGAAGATGTGGTGAAAAATGCAGTATTAATTTTGAGCGATATTACTGAAAGAGAAAAGGCCGAAGGAGCGCTAAAGGAGAGCGAAGAAAATTACCGCGTGATTGCTCAATCCATGATTGATGTCATTTTTATAATTGACCGCTTTGGAAAACAACTTTTCTTTAATAATGTGGTTGAAAAGGTTCTTGGATATAAGGTCGAAGAAGTTGTTGGCAGATCATTTGCCGATTTTTTATCAAAAGAAAATATTCCTGGATATCTTATTCAGCTTGAAAATATTTTTTCGAACGGCGAAATATGCAATTTTATAACTCAAATCTATCATAAAGACGGATATCTGGTCGATGTTGAAATCAATGTTAAACGGATAAAGCTGAAGGGTGAATTTGTTGGTCAGGGAACAATCAGAGACATAAGTGCAAAAAAGCGTGCAGAAGAAGAGTTAAAGAATACCCTAGACCGTAACATCGCGCTGCTGGGAGCTATTCCTGATCTGATGTTTGTTTTCGATTCAAACTGCAAAATTGTTGATTTTCATTCCGAGTCACATAATCAGCTGATTGTAAGTCCGGAGCTGTTTCTTGGCAAACTTGTTGACGAGTTATTACCTCACGAAGTCGTGATTATTACAAAGGAAAAAGTTGAAGCGGTATTAGCTTCAGGCGAACCAGATTATTCTACCTATGAATTGCAGATTGGCGATGAGTTAAAGTATTTCGAATCCAGATATGTACCTTGCGGAAATAAAGAAGTTTTATCAATAGTACGAGACATTTCTGAACGAAAGAAGATTGAAGAATCGTTGAACGTAGCCATTGAAAGCTATATAGATATTTTCAATTCGGTATCGGAAGCAATCTTTGTATTAGACAAATCAGGAACTTTTATTGACATCAATAAAGGCGCTGAAAAAATGTACCAGTATACTAAAGATGAATTTGTTGATCTATCGCTTCAATCAATTGCTGCCAATGAAAAAAATGAGTTTATAGATGTTCAGAGTATCCTAAAGCAAGTTTACGAAACCGGAACTTCTGCATCATTCAATTTTTGGGCTGTTCGAAAAAATGGCGAGATTTTCCCGAAAGATGTATTTGTAAATAAAGGCAAATATTTTGGCAAAGATGTATTGATTGCCACTGCGCGCGACATTACCGAACAGAATCAGGCAGAAGAGCGGATAAAATCTAAGAACGAGGAACTTCAAAAAATCAATGCAGAAAAAGACAAGTTCTTCTCCATTATCGCTCACGATTTGCGTAGTCCGTTTGCAGCATTTCTTGGATTAACCCAAATGATGGTACAAGACCTTCCATCGCTCAAATTGGATAATATTCAGGAAATTGCTTTATTGATGAGGGACTCAGCTACCAATTTACACCGGTTACTCGAAAACTTATTGCAATGGTCGCGACTTCAGCAAGGAATGGTTGCATTTGATCCTCACTATTTTCTTTTAGTCGAAAAAATAAATAGCGGTTTACGTCCGGTAATGGAAATTGCATCAAATAAAGGTGTTGAAATAGTGGTAAATATCCCTGATGGGATGTATGTACTGGCAGATGAAAATATGTTGGAATCAACCATCAGGAATTTAGTTACCAATGCCGTTAAATTTACAGATAAAGGTGGAAAGATATTAGTATCGGCGCAAGCTGAAAACCAGAGTGGGGTTCAGATCTCGATCAAAGATACGGGTATCGGCATGAATGAAAAAACTCTGGAAAATCTTTTCAGAATAGGCGAACTGAATTGTCGCCCCGGAACCAACGGCGAGCCAAGTACCGGCTTAGGGTTGATCCTGTGCAAAGATTTCATTGAAAGGCATGGCGGGAAAATATGGGCTGAAAGTACCGAATTTATGGGAAGTACATTTCATATTCTACTCCCGAACTCAAGTAAAAACTAA
- the mfd gene encoding transcription-repair coupling factor, with the protein MHLNILILERKDFRNLFKKHDLTNELCNLLNTPGEKIHLQGLVGSSRSILTSLLSEEIPKTFVICLNDKEEAAYFYDDLNILLPESPVLFFPSSYKRSVNYQTIEQENIILRTEVLNRLKAENQLLIVTYPEALVEKVISGEGLASYTFQVTKGDKLSIEFVNEVLFEYGFERVDFVYEPGQYSIRGSIVDVYSFSSEDPYRLDFFGDEVDTIRSFDLDNQISKEALTRISIIPNIQQDLKDEKRISFLDFIPANSLLLLNDIQLIIDQIQYNFDQTIEKSEDEDERKMWFDKLLSGVIFAKEIKPFTCAEFGQKIYFKHSKIITYHTNHQPVFHKNFDMLAENLVDYQNFGFTNYILSTNVSQTDRLKAIFDDKGLNVSFRPVDFTLHEGFIDHDQKICCYTDHQIFERYHRYEVKTRKAERDSITFKELNKLHQGDWVVHVDHGIGKFMGLVKTEFDGKLQEAIRLSYRDNDVLLVSIHNLHRISKYKGKDGTEPSISKLGSGAWQKLKDRTKLKVKDIAKELIELYAARRQELGFAFSPDSYLQNELEASFIYEDTPDQVKSTIAVKEDMEKEIPMDRLVCGDVGFGKTEIAIRAAFKAVADSKQVAVLVPTTILALQHFKTFTDRLADFPARVEYISRLRSAPQVKQVLEDTKEGKVDILIGTHKLVGKQVVFKDLGLLIVDEEQKFGVSVKEKLKQMKVNVDTLTLTATPIPRTLQFSMMGARDLSIIQTPPPNRYPIQTELHEFGEDIIREAIQYELARDGQAFFLHNRVSNIYEVEAVIKKIVPGVRTIVGHGQMEGEKLENVMMSFINGEFDVLISTTIIESGLDIPNANTIIINHAENFGLSDLHQLRGRVGRSNKKAFCYLLAPPLSTVTPEARRRLRAIEEFSELGSGFNIAMQDLDIRGAGNLLGAEQSGFIADIGFETYHRILNEAIQELKQTDFKELFKDEKEDSSQAFLNVKFGSDCQIDTDLQLLFPEKYIQSTSERMLLYRELDNLESEEALVQFEAGLVDRFGKLPNESIELIEVVRLRWAAIKVGMEKIILKNHKMVCHFISDPQSVFYQSPTFSQVLRYVQTHPQTCRMKEGNNKLSLTFDKVKSVKKAKEMLEGVGEE; encoded by the coding sequence TTGCACCTTAATATTTTGATTTTGGAGCGGAAGGATTTTAGGAATCTGTTCAAAAAGCACGATCTCACCAACGAATTGTGCAATTTATTGAATACCCCGGGTGAAAAGATTCACCTGCAGGGACTCGTTGGCTCATCGCGAAGCATTTTAACCAGTTTACTTTCCGAAGAAATACCAAAAACATTCGTTATTTGCCTGAACGACAAAGAAGAAGCAGCTTATTTTTATGACGATCTGAATATTCTTCTTCCTGAATCGCCCGTACTGTTTTTCCCTTCGTCGTACAAACGATCGGTGAATTATCAGACCATCGAACAGGAAAACATCATTCTGCGAACCGAAGTACTCAACCGGTTGAAAGCCGAAAATCAGTTGCTCATTGTTACTTATCCTGAAGCTTTGGTCGAAAAGGTAATTTCGGGTGAAGGACTGGCTTCGTACACATTTCAGGTGACTAAGGGCGATAAACTTTCCATCGAATTTGTGAACGAAGTACTGTTTGAATACGGTTTCGAGCGGGTCGATTTCGTTTATGAACCCGGACAGTATTCCATTCGCGGAAGCATCGTTGATGTATACTCGTTTTCGAGCGAAGATCCGTACCGCCTCGACTTTTTTGGCGACGAAGTGGATACCATTCGCAGTTTCGATCTCGATAACCAGATTTCGAAAGAAGCACTGACCCGAATTAGCATCATTCCAAACATCCAGCAAGATTTAAAAGACGAAAAACGCATCAGCTTTCTCGATTTCATTCCGGCCAATTCCTTGCTTTTACTGAATGATATTCAGCTAATTATTGATCAAATACAATATAATTTCGATCAGACGATTGAAAAGTCAGAAGACGAAGATGAACGCAAAATGTGGTTCGACAAATTACTTTCAGGCGTAATTTTTGCTAAAGAAATCAAACCTTTCACCTGTGCCGAATTTGGGCAAAAAATCTATTTCAAGCATTCAAAAATAATTACCTACCACACCAATCACCAACCGGTTTTCCACAAAAATTTCGACATGCTTGCCGAAAACCTGGTTGACTATCAGAATTTCGGTTTCACCAATTATATTTTATCGACCAATGTTTCGCAAACCGACCGACTGAAGGCGATTTTCGACGACAAAGGCTTGAACGTTAGTTTTCGTCCGGTAGATTTTACCTTACACGAAGGATTTATCGATCACGACCAGAAGATTTGCTGTTACACCGATCACCAGATTTTTGAACGATACCACCGTTACGAAGTGAAAACCCGCAAGGCCGAGCGCGACAGCATCACGTTTAAAGAACTGAATAAGCTGCATCAGGGCGACTGGGTGGTTCATGTCGATCATGGTATCGGAAAATTCATGGGACTGGTAAAAACCGAATTCGATGGGAAACTTCAGGAGGCAATCCGGTTAAGTTATAGAGACAACGATGTGTTGCTGGTGAGCATTCATAACCTGCACCGCATCTCGAAATACAAAGGGAAGGACGGCACCGAGCCCAGCATCAGTAAATTGGGAAGCGGAGCCTGGCAAAAGCTGAAAGACCGCACCAAGCTAAAGGTCAAAGACATTGCGAAAGAGTTGATTGAGTTGTACGCCGCCCGCCGTCAGGAACTGGGATTTGCTTTTTCGCCCGATTCGTACCTTCAGAATGAGCTGGAAGCATCATTCATTTACGAGGATACGCCAGATCAGGTGAAATCGACCATCGCCGTGAAGGAAGACATGGAAAAGGAAATTCCGATGGATCGGCTGGTGTGCGGCGATGTGGGTTTCGGAAAAACTGAAATTGCCATCCGCGCGGCATTTAAAGCCGTGGCCGACAGTAAACAGGTAGCCGTGTTGGTTCCAACAACTATTCTGGCGCTTCAACATTTCAAAACTTTTACCGACCGGCTTGCCGATTTCCCAGCGAGGGTCGAATACATCAGCCGGTTGCGAAGTGCCCCTCAGGTAAAACAGGTTTTAGAGGATACAAAAGAGGGGAAAGTGGACATCCTGATCGGCACTCATAAACTGGTTGGTAAACAAGTAGTTTTTAAAGATCTGGGATTACTGATTGTTGATGAAGAACAGAAATTTGGCGTTTCGGTGAAGGAAAAGCTGAAACAAATGAAAGTGAATGTGGACACGCTCACGCTGACTGCCACGCCAATTCCGCGTACGTTGCAGTTTTCGATGATGGGCGCCCGCGACTTATCGATCATTCAGACACCGCCGCCCAACCGATACCCGATACAAACCGAATTACACGAATTCGGTGAAGATATTATCCGTGAAGCCATTCAGTATGAATTGGCTCGTGACGGACAGGCATTTTTTCTCCATAACCGGGTGTCGAATATTTACGAGGTTGAGGCTGTCATCAAAAAGATTGTGCCAGGAGTTCGCACGATTGTCGGGCATGGGCAAATGGAGGGTGAAAAGCTCGAAAACGTGATGATGAGTTTTATTAATGGTGAATTCGACGTACTGATTTCAACCACCATTATCGAATCGGGTTTGGATATTCCGAATGCAAATACGATCATCATCAACCATGCAGAGAACTTCGGGTTGAGCGATTTGCACCAATTGCGTGGTCGGGTTGGCCGCTCGAATAAAAAAGCATTCTGCTACCTTTTGGCGCCACCACTTTCGACAGTAACGCCCGAAGCACGCCGACGCCTGCGCGCCATCGAAGAGTTTTCGGAACTGGGAAGCGGGTTCAACATTGCCATGCAGGATTTGGACATTCGCGGCGCCGGAAACCTTTTGGGTGCCGAACAGAGCGGCTTTATTGCTGATATTGGGTTCGAAACCTATCACCGAATCCTGAACGAAGCCATTCAGGAACTGAAACAAACCGATTTTAAAGAACTTTTCAAGGACGAAAAAGAAGATTCGTCGCAAGCCTTCCTGAACGTAAAATTTGGCAGCGATTGCCAGATTGATACCGATTTACAACTGCTGTTTCCCGAAAAATATATACAAAGTACTTCGGAGCGAATGTTGCTTTACCGAGAATTGGACAACCTTGAAAGCGAAGAAGCTTTGGTGCAGTTCGAAGCCGGGTTGGTCGACCGATTTGGAAAATTACCGAACGAAAGTATTGAATTGATTGAAGTGGTTCGCCTGCGATGGGCAGCTATAAAAGTGGGAATGGAAAAAATTATCCTGAAGAACCACAAAATGGTTTGCCACTTTATTTCCGATCCGCAATCGGTGTTTTACCAGTCGCCAACATTTAGCCAGGTACTTCGCTACGTGCAAACCCACCCTCAAACCTGCCGAATGAAAGAAGGTAACAACAAGTTATCGCTGACTTTTGATAAGGTAAAGAGTGTGAAAAAAGCGAAAGAGATGCTGGAAGGGGTTGGGGAAGAATAA
- the corA gene encoding magnesium/cobalt transporter CorA — MARFLNDRKAASGQMPGSLIHLGTKKLEKVRIRLLNYSIDDFVETEPDELDDCMPYIEKDKVSWINIDGLHDAGVIQKLGDLFEIHGLLLEDMLNTDQRPKVTETEKLMIVILKLLEYDEKTDRLSSEQISLILDDSYLITLQEKVGDYFDPIRDRIRKSKGRLRRKGADYLTYALLDTIVDNYLLIIETLGNMIEKTEAQIFTPNQPKGLMQKIYKHKTEINFLRKNVRPVKEILHRLIENESGFIADENMKYFQDLNDLVMQATESIEIYQMMLNDQMNIYHANLDSKANEIMKVLTVFSAFFIPLTFVAGVYGMNFDNLPELHFKYGYLYFWIILIVITLGLLIYFRKRKWF; from the coding sequence ATGGCACGATTTCTAAACGACAGAAAAGCAGCTTCAGGACAAATGCCTGGCTCGCTTATCCATTTGGGTACAAAAAAGCTTGAAAAGGTTAGGATTCGATTACTCAATTATTCCATTGATGATTTTGTTGAAACGGAACCCGATGAGCTTGATGATTGCATGCCCTATATTGAAAAGGACAAAGTCAGTTGGATTAATATTGATGGATTGCACGATGCCGGAGTGATTCAAAAATTGGGCGATTTGTTCGAAATTCATGGATTGTTGCTCGAAGATATGCTGAATACCGATCAGCGCCCCAAGGTTACTGAAACCGAGAAATTGATGATCGTAATCTTAAAACTTCTGGAATACGATGAAAAAACGGACAGGCTGAGTTCTGAGCAAATATCTTTGATACTGGACGATTCGTACCTTATTACGCTTCAGGAAAAAGTAGGCGATTATTTCGATCCGATTCGTGACCGTATTCGCAAAAGCAAAGGTCGTTTGCGTAGGAAAGGTGCTGATTACCTGACTTATGCCTTGCTTGATACCATTGTTGACAATTACCTCTTGATTATTGAGACCCTTGGGAATATGATCGAAAAAACTGAAGCTCAGATTTTTACGCCCAACCAACCCAAAGGATTGATGCAAAAAATTTATAAGCACAAAACTGAGATTAATTTCCTGCGGAAGAACGTTCGTCCGGTCAAAGAAATTTTGCACCGGCTGATCGAAAACGAATCGGGTTTTATCGCTGACGAAAACATGAAATACTTTCAGGATTTAAACGATTTGGTGATGCAGGCCACCGAATCGATCGAGATTTACCAGATGATGTTGAATGACCAGATGAATATTTACCATGCCAATCTGGATAGCAAAGCCAACGAGATTATGAAAGTTTTGACAGTTTTCTCCGCTTTCTTCATTCCGTTAACATTTGTCGCTGGAGTTTATGGCATGAACTTCGATAACTTGCCCGAATTGCATTTCAAATATGGCTACCTGTATTTTTGGATAATCCTGATTGTTATTACGCTTGGATTGCTGATTTATTTCAGGAAGAGGAAATGGTTTTGA
- a CDS encoding glycoside hydrolase family 2 protein: protein MKKLIILLMVMSAMYSNAQQAMTNIPGRKTFSLNGKWNYIIDPYETGYYDYRYQPADQNPNPTSGFFLDQHQTDKSQMLEYDFDKCPTLMVPGDWNSQDDKLLYYEGTIWYRKLFTYKKSAADNRVFIHFGAANYETDVYLNGKKLGKHIGGFTPFDYEITSLLKDENNSIVVKVDNKRKREAVPTLNTDWWNYGGITRDVDVVEVPATFIADYKIQLKKGSSAEISGMVKLDGSQKSQSVKIEIPEIKQTATINTNENGEANFSISVKNLSLWSPENPKLYEITVTSATDKVTERIGFRTIETKGTDILLNGKSVFLRGICIHEENAMRGGRAYSREDAQMLLGWAKELNCNYVRLAHYPHNENMARVADELGILVWEENPVYWTILWDNPETYANAQQQLTDEITRDKNRASVIIWSMANETPVSEARTNFLRKLAEHARGLDDTRLISAALEVHGNSNPNDKVVEDPFAEYVDIVNFNEYVGWYDGLPEKCDRINWVIKYNKPVMISEFGAGALQGLHGDILTRWTEEYQEDLYKRTLPMLSKIPQFRGLTPWILCDFRSPKRMLTNIQDGWNRKGLIGQNGTKKKAFYVLQDFYKQKELEYKQVLKK, encoded by the coding sequence ATGAAAAAGCTAATTATTCTTTTGATGGTAATGTCGGCGATGTATTCGAATGCACAGCAGGCCATGACCAATATTCCGGGGCGAAAAACCTTTTCGCTTAACGGTAAGTGGAATTACATCATCGATCCGTACGAAACCGGTTATTACGATTACCGTTACCAACCAGCCGATCAAAACCCGAATCCCACATCAGGATTTTTCCTCGACCAGCACCAAACGGATAAATCACAAATGCTTGAATACGATTTCGACAAATGTCCGACATTGATGGTTCCCGGGGACTGGAATTCGCAGGACGATAAATTGCTTTACTACGAAGGAACAATCTGGTACCGTAAGCTTTTCACCTATAAAAAATCGGCAGCTGACAACCGGGTATTTATTCATTTTGGCGCAGCCAATTACGAAACGGATGTTTACCTGAATGGCAAAAAACTTGGGAAACACATCGGAGGTTTTACTCCGTTCGACTACGAAATTACTTCGTTGCTGAAAGATGAAAACAACTCGATTGTGGTTAAAGTCGACAACAAGCGCAAGCGCGAAGCCGTGCCCACACTCAATACCGATTGGTGGAACTATGGTGGAATTACCCGCGATGTTGATGTTGTTGAAGTTCCGGCCACATTTATTGCTGATTACAAGATTCAATTGAAGAAAGGCTCTTCTGCTGAAATTTCAGGAATGGTGAAATTGGATGGATCTCAGAAAAGTCAATCCGTAAAAATTGAAATTCCGGAAATAAAACAGACCGCTACCATTAATACCAACGAAAACGGAGAGGCTAATTTTTCAATCTCGGTGAAGAATTTAAGTTTATGGTCGCCCGAAAATCCAAAACTTTATGAAATAACCGTTACTTCAGCTACCGACAAAGTAACAGAACGCATTGGCTTCCGGACAATTGAAACAAAAGGAACCGATATTTTACTCAACGGGAAATCAGTTTTTCTGCGGGGCATTTGCATCCACGAAGAAAATGCAATGCGAGGCGGACGTGCCTATTCCAGAGAAGATGCTCAAATGTTACTGGGATGGGCTAAAGAACTGAATTGCAACTATGTGAGACTGGCACACTATCCGCACAACGAAAATATGGCACGGGTGGCCGATGAATTGGGAATACTGGTTTGGGAAGAAAATCCGGTTTACTGGACTATTTTGTGGGATAATCCGGAAACTTATGCCAATGCACAACAACAATTGACCGATGAGATTACCCGCGATAAAAACCGGGCCAGTGTCATCATCTGGTCGATGGCCAATGAGACTCCGGTGAGCGAAGCACGCACCAATTTCTTGCGCAAACTGGCCGAACATGCCCGAGGTTTGGATGATACCCGCCTGATATCGGCTGCATTGGAAGTTCATGGCAACAGCAATCCGAACGACAAAGTGGTGGAAGATCCGTTCGCTGAATATGTCGACATTGTAAATTTCAACGAATATGTCGGTTGGTACGATGGCCTGCCCGAAAAATGCGACCGGATTAACTGGGTGATTAAATACAACAAACCGGTGATGATCAGCGAATTTGGAGCTGGTGCGCTACAAGGACTTCATGGCGATATTTTAACGCGCTGGACTGAAGAATATCAGGAAGATTTGTATAAACGGACATTGCCAATGCTCTCAAAAATTCCGCAATTTCGCGGATTGACACCATGGATTTTGTGCGACTTCCGTTCACCTAAACGCATGCTAACCAACATTCAGGATGGATGGAACCGTAAAGGTCTGATCGGGCAGAATGGTACCAAAAAGAAAGCATTCTATGTACTTCAGGATTTCTACAAACAAAAGGAACTGGAATACAAGCAAGTCCTGAAAAAATAA
- the ppk2 gene encoding polyphosphate kinase 2, protein MSNNSEKKHSKHGGKHLKHIEPEKKDHRLISKKKYNKELRKLEIELIKLQEWVKQKQLKVVVLFEGRDAAGKGGVIKRISGPLNPRICRIAALGTPTEKEKSEWYFQRYVEKLPVGGEIVLFDRSWYNRAGVEHVMGFCTDDQYEEFFRSCPKFEQMLIRSGIILIKYWFSVSDEEQENRFQDRLNDPTKRWKLSPMDVKSREKWVEYSKAKDEMFIHTDTKESPWFVVPADNKKLARLNCISHMLSLIPYEELPSEPIVFPPRIESQDYVRTPMSDQTFVPDRYSRKKDDDKSDSK, encoded by the coding sequence ATGAGCAATAATTCAGAAAAGAAACATTCGAAACATGGAGGCAAGCACCTTAAACACATTGAACCCGAGAAGAAAGATCACCGATTGATCAGCAAAAAGAAATACAATAAAGAGTTGAGGAAACTTGAGATTGAGTTAATCAAACTTCAGGAATGGGTGAAGCAAAAGCAATTGAAGGTAGTTGTGCTTTTTGAGGGCCGCGATGCTGCCGGGAAAGGTGGAGTGATTAAGCGAATTTCGGGGCCACTCAATCCGCGTATTTGCCGAATTGCAGCTTTGGGGACACCAACAGAGAAGGAAAAGTCGGAATGGTATTTTCAGCGATATGTCGAGAAATTGCCTGTTGGCGGAGAGATTGTATTGTTCGATCGAAGCTGGTACAATCGGGCCGGAGTTGAGCATGTAATGGGGTTTTGTACCGATGATCAGTATGAAGAATTTTTCAGAAGTTGCCCTAAATTCGAACAAATGCTTATCCGTTCAGGAATTATCCTGATTAAATATTGGTTTTCGGTTTCTGATGAAGAACAGGAGAATCGCTTTCAGGATCGGTTGAATGATCCGACTAAACGCTGGAAACTGAGCCCGATGGATGTGAAATCGCGCGAGAAATGGGTGGAATACTCCAAAGCAAAAGACGAAATGTTTATACATACCGATACCAAAGAGTCTCCTTGGTTTGTCGTTCCGGCCGATAATAAAAAACTGGCACGGCTCAATTGTATCAGTCACATGCTGAGCTTGATTCCATACGAGGAATTACCTTCGGAACCAATTGTTTTTCCTCCTCGCATCGAATCTCAGGACTATGTCAGAACACCAATGTCGGATCAGACTTTCGTACCTGACCGGTATAGTCGAAAGAAAGATGACGATAAAAGTGATTCGAAATGA